The DNA sequence TTGTGGCAACTGACCGCCAAAGAGAAATCCTTAGCCAGCAGTTCTCGGTTTATAAGCATCAGGAACCCAAGATTGTGACTATTCCGGTCGGTTCCTTAGATGAGATTAAAGAGCCTAAGAGCCCACGGATTCCTTTCTCTGTCATGACGGCCTCGCGCTTGGCAACTGAAAAGCATGTGGACTGGTTGATTGAGGCCGTTGTCGAAGCTCGTGAGTTGGTGCCAGATATTAATTTTGATATCTACGGTTCTGGCAGCGAAGAAGACAAACTGCGTCAAATTATTGATGAAAAAGGCGCTAAGGATTATATCCAACTCCGAGGCCATCAGGATTTGAGTCATACCTATATGCACCATGAGGTTTACCTCTCAGCTTCCAAGAGTGAGGGCTTTGGTCTGACCCTCATGGAGGCCATTGGCTCAGGAATGCCTCTGATTGGGTTTGATGTCCGTTATGGTAATCAGAATTTTATCAAGGGCGAGGAAAACGGTTATCTGATTCCCATTTCTGAATTGGATACCGATCAAGAAATCGTTGAAAGCTTGAGTACGAAGATTGTCCAGATCTTTACCCTGGCCAACTTAGACAGCATGCATCGAGTCTCTTATGATATGGCAAAGGACTATCTAACCGATAAGGTTGAAGCAAAATGGAATCAACTGATTAAGGAGCTTGAGCAATGATTAATCTTTTTGAAAATTATAATCAAGATAGCTGGGACCTGCATTATTCTCTCATTCTGTCAGGCTACCAAAATACGACTATTGCCATCAATGACAATGGTTTTCTGCCAGATGATGTGACCTCTCCCTTCCTCTTTTTCACTGGTTTTGTCAATGCGACAGGAAAGCCTCTGCATTTCAACGAAATCCCGGTACCCAAGTTCTGGGAAATCAAGGCGACCAATTCTAGTGGTGAAATTTTTGACCTCAATAAAAAACGGGCCAATATCCATTTTTCAAAACCTAGTCACAACCGCTTTGTTCAATCAGTTGACTGGTTAGATGAAGCAGGCAAGGTTCGCTCAACCGACCATTACAATAAGTACGGTTACCGCTTTGCCCAAACCATCTATAACCGTGAGAGTCAAGCTGTTCAGAAGTCTTATTATGACAAGTCTGGCAAGGAAGTCTTGGTGGAAAATTATGTAACGAGCGATTTGATTTTGGAACACGAGGGTAAGATTTACATCTTCAAGTCCAAGGCTGATTTTGTCACTTACTATATTCAGGCCTCCGGCTATGATTTGGATCGCATTATCTTTAATTCTCTGGGAATGCCTTTCTTGGTAAAATATCAGCTGCACCAAAAAGGAGAAGATGTTCTCTTCTGGCAGGAGCCAATTGGCGATAGTCTGCCTTATAACATGCAGTTACTGTTGGATCCAGCAGCAGAGCGAAAGACTAAGATTATTGTTCAGGATTTTAAAACCTATGAGCAAATCCTGCGGATGGTAACTCCAGAGCAGAGAGAGGCCTTTACCTATGTCGGTCTCCTCTATCCATTCCAGCGTGATAATCAGGCGCGCAAGGAAGCGCTGATTTTGACCAATTCTGACCAGTTGGATTATGTGGAAAATATTATCGAAGATTTCCCTGACATGACCTTGCATATTGCTGCTCTAACGGAAATGTCCAGTAAGCTTCTCAGTCTGGGCCGTTTCAGCAATGTCCATCTCTATCCCAATGTGACTAATCTGACTGTCCGGCAGCTTTTTGGCCGCTGTGATATCTATTTGGATATTAATCAAGGCAATGAAATTCTTTCGGCCATTCGGACCGCTTTTGAAAGTCGTCAGTTGATTCTCGGTTTCAAGGAGCGGATGCACAATCCTCGGTACTCAGCTCCTGAGTTCTTCTTCGACTTGGGTAACTATGCCAGCTTCCGCGATAAGCTCCGTAATGTTTTGGGCAATCGAGCAGCCATCACTCTGGATCTCCAATCCCAATATAAGGCGGCGAACCTAGCTATGCCAGAGGATTATCGCCGTGAATTGGGGCAGCCGAAACCAGCGCTGCCAGAAGTTGAGGACAGTCCTCTAACAGCTCAGTCAGACCGCACAGTGCCTGCAGACAATATGGAAGCAGAAGCTAATGCTGCTGAAACTGTTTACGAAGAGGTTGCAGAAGCTACTCGGGACTTAGAAACGACGGACGTACCAGTAGATGACTCAGCTGGAGATACACCCGCAGATGAACCACTTCAAGAAGCAGGAGCTGCCCTCACGGACCCAGCACAAGTTTTTGAAGCAGCTTCAAGCCAGGATTATCAGCCTGCTCAAATCCAAGCGGAAGCCCTGCTCGATGCAGAAGGTCCCAGCTTTACAGTCGATTTGACCGTGCCAGTTTCGACAGACGATACCGAAGCCAATGATTTCTCAGCGGATGCTTTGAAAGCTCCAGATCTACTCCAGACTGAGCAAGCAGAGGCTCATACGAAACCTTCGGTCCATCTTGAACCAAATGAACTCGCAGAAGAAAATCAAGATTAGAAAATAAGAAGACAACCGATAAAGTTAGCCAGCGAATGAAGCCGCTGGCTTTTACTTTGTTCAAGTCTTAGTATTTTGACTCGTCACTAGCCATTTAAAGAGGATTATTATTTCCTTTTAGAGCTTCATACTAATACTAGACTTGTTTGTAATCTGATATGGAATTACTATTTACCCATTACCTACTTCAGAAACCCTAGAGCCTTTTCTTGTCTCACTTATCATAAGTAGGTTTTTTTCAATCCCCTCCCTTAATTTCTTCTTTCTAAAATGCTATAATAAAGCCATGT is a window from the Streptococcus criceti HS-6 genome containing:
- the gtfB gene encoding accessory Sec system glycosylation chaperone GtfB; translated protein: MINLFENYNQDSWDLHYSLILSGYQNTTIAINDNGFLPDDVTSPFLFFTGFVNATGKPLHFNEIPVPKFWEIKATNSSGEIFDLNKKRANIHFSKPSHNRFVQSVDWLDEAGKVRSTDHYNKYGYRFAQTIYNRESQAVQKSYYDKSGKEVLVENYVTSDLILEHEGKIYIFKSKADFVTYYIQASGYDLDRIIFNSLGMPFLVKYQLHQKGEDVLFWQEPIGDSLPYNMQLLLDPAAERKTKIIVQDFKTYEQILRMVTPEQREAFTYVGLLYPFQRDNQARKEALILTNSDQLDYVENIIEDFPDMTLHIAALTEMSSKLLSLGRFSNVHLYPNVTNLTVRQLFGRCDIYLDINQGNEILSAIRTAFESRQLILGFKERMHNPRYSAPEFFFDLGNYASFRDKLRNVLGNRAAITLDLQSQYKAANLAMPEDYRRELGQPKPALPEVEDSPLTAQSDRTVPADNMEAEANAAETVYEEVAEATRDLETTDVPVDDSAGDTPADEPLQEAGAALTDPAQVFEAASSQDYQPAQIQAEALLDAEGPSFTVDLTVPVSTDDTEANDFSADALKAPDLLQTEQAEAHTKPSVHLEPNELAEENQD